In Cydia splendana chromosome 25, ilCydSple1.2, whole genome shotgun sequence, a single genomic region encodes these proteins:
- the LOC134802640 gene encoding uncharacterized protein LOC134802640, which translates to MGNLPKTRLSPEGHVFVNVGVDYAGPINSASRQGRGCRIVKVYIAIFICFTTKAIHLELVGDLTSNNYLMALNRFMSRRGKPANIYSDNGTSFVGAYNELSRFLKSNCNSIAESASNEETYFHFLPAYAPHFGGLWEAGVKSTKHHLTRVLGNSNLTYEQLNTTLVRIEAILNSRPLTALSTEPDDLMPLTPGHFLIGRPLTALPAPDYRDHSFNYLTRYQRVEQLRQHFWTRWSKEYISDLQQRVKWQAAGDSLSQNTLVLLKEDNLPPLKWRLGRIVSVFPGQDGINRVADVRTANGIVRRAFSKICPLLNADVTP; encoded by the coding sequence ATGGGTAATTTACCTAAAACTCGGTTGTCCCCCGAAGGCCACGTCTTCGTCAATGTAGGCGTAGATTACGCCGGCCCTATCAACTCGGCTAGTCGTCAGGGAAGAGGTTGTAGGATAGTAAAGGTGTACATCGCCATATTCATATGCTTTACAACGAAGGCCATACATTTAGAGTTGGTTGGTGACCTAACAAGCAATAATTACCTGATGGCTTTGAATAGATTTATGTCGCGCAGAGGAAAACCCGCTAATATCTACTCAGATAACGGGACCTCATTTGTTGGAGCCTACAACGAATTGTCAAGGTTCCTCAAATCCAACTGCAATTCTATTGCCGAAAGTGCGTCCAATGAAGAAACGTACTTTCATTTTTTGCCAGCTTACGCGCCACACTTTGGCGGTCTCTGGGAAGCGGGTGTAAAGTCAACAAAGCATCACTTAACCAGAGTGCTGGGCAATTCCAATCTCACTTACGAACAACTTAATACTACACTAGTTAGGATCGAGGCAATTTTAAATTCTCGGCCACTCACCGCTCTGTCTACGGAACCCGACGACCTGATGCCGCTAACTCCTGGTCACTTCCTCATCGGCCGTCCGCTGACCGCGCTGCCAGCTCCTGATTACCGAGATCACTCCTTCAACTATTTAACGCGCTACCAGCGGGTAGAACAACTGCGCCAGCACTTTTGGACTCGTTGGAGTAAGGAATATATCTCAGATCTGCAGCAAAGGGTCAAATGGCAAGCGGCCGGAGACTCTTTATCCCAGAACACTCTGGTTCTTCTGAAAGAAGATAATCTTCCCCCTTTGAAGTGGAGGCTGGGCCGCATCGTTTCAGTTTTCCCGGGACAAGATGGAATCAATCGCGTCGCCGATGTGCGCACTGCCAATGGAATCGTCAGAAGGGCATTCTCCAAGATTTGTCCGTTGCTGAATGCTGATGTTACCCCGTAA